TGAACTAGATATTAAAGTGGAAGGAGAAGGAGTTCCTTTAGCTGTAGAAAAAAATTCTGCTAGTTACGCTCTATACGAACTTCTAAGAGAGTATAATGTAAGAGCTAAAGTTAGACTAAAGGTAATAAAAGGTATTCCAGCTGGCTTAGGCTTAGGTAGCAGTGGAGCTTCTGCTGCTGCAGCAGTATATGGTGCTAATGAGTTATTTAAACTTGGTTTAAGTAGGCAAGAATTAGTTAAATTTGCTATGAAAGGCGAGATAGCTTCTTCCGGGTCACCTCATCCTGATAATGTTGCAGCTAGCTTAATTGGTGGTGTAATAAGTGTTGTAAATCCTAACTCTATTAAGGTTGAGCAAGTCCCTATAAATTTAGATTTTGAACTTATTCTAATAATTCCGTTAGTTAAGATTGAGGCTAAAACTAAAAAAGCGAGAGAAATGGTACCAAAACAAATAGAGATATCTAAATATGTTGCTAACGCTAGGTATCTTTCCTCTCTAATCTTAGGGTTTATAAAAGGAGATAGAGAATTAATAAGGTTAGGTTTAAATGATGATATTGTAGAAAAATCCAGAGAACCTCTATTTCCTTATTATCCTAAGATCAAAGAAGTTTCACTTTTAAATAATGCAATTGGTGCATGTGTAAGTGGAGCCGGACCTACTATAGCAATTTTTGTTGATTCTATGTCAGATAAAAATAAAATAATTGATGAGTCATTAAAAGTTTGTAAGGCTTATGGATATGAATGCATATATAAATTAGCTAAAGTGTCTGGAGGTGCTTGGATTGAGAGAAGGGACTAAGGTAACAATTGAAGGTTTCGATGAGGAAACAGGAGCAATAACTACTCCAATTTATCAGACTACTTCATATGTTTACCCTCTGGGTGAAAAATATAGATATAGCAGAGAAGTAAATCCAACTGTCCTTAAATTGGGAGAGAAAATTGCTGAATTAGAAGAGGCCGAAATGGGCGTAGCTTTTTCCTCTGGTATGGGGGCGATTTCTTCAACTTTACTTACATTAACTAGACCAGGTAGTAAAGTCCTAATTCACAGAGATATGTTCGGAAGAACATATAAATTTTTCACAGATTTTCTACGCAGTCTAGGAATTGAAGTTGATGTAGCAAACCCTGGAGAAATAGTGGAAAAAGCTAAAGTTAAAAAATATGATGTAGTTTACGTAGAAACAATTTCTAACCCTTTATTGAGAGTTGTAGATATACCGGAACTTTCTAAGATATGTAAAGAAAATGGAAGTATACTGATAACAGATGCAACATTTTCTACTCCAATTAATCAGAAGCCTATAGTTCAAGGTGCAGATGTTGTTTTACATAGTGCTTCAAAATTCATAGCAGGGCATAATGATGTAATAGCCGGATTAGGAGCTGGAAGTAAAGAATTAATGACAAAGATTGATTTAATGAGAAGAACTTTGGGAACATCATTAGATCCTCATGCTGCTTACTTAGTCATAAGAGGATTTAAAACTTTAAAAATAAGAATGGACGTAATTAATTCTAATGCTCAAAAGATAGCTGAATATTTGCAAGAACATCAGAAGATAAAGGCCGTGTATTATCCCGGATTAAAGTCACATCCAGATTATGAAATAGCTAAACGTGTATTAAAAGGATTTGGTGGGGTTGTGACTTTTGATATAAAAGGAAGCATGAATGATGCATTAAATGTAATGACAAAACTAAAAGTTATTTTACCAGCGCAAACTCTTGGTGGTGTAAATTCAACTATCTCACATCCAGCAACTATGACTCATAGGACTCTAACTCCAGAAGAGAGAAAAATTGTCGGTATTTCAGACTCGATGCTTAGATTGTCAGTAGGAATAGAAGATGTAAATGATTTAATAGAAGATTTAGATAAAGCTTTATCTTCTATTTAAGAGAGTCTTCTATTAAATAATGGCTTTTATCTCGTTCTTCAATTCTTCCTCTAACATTGTCTTTATTTCATTTCTATGTAGCCTTATTAGATGTAAATATAATCCTCTTTTAGTGAAGGGTCCCTTATTACAAAGTTTACAATATAGTAAGGAATTCCTAGATTCAGAGAGCCAAAAAGATACTCTTTCTACTGATTTTTTTGCAATGCTAAACGAAGATATACCAACAATTTTCTCTATTTCTCTATCTTCTACTTTTATTTTACTTGCTACTCTAGCTGTTATATCTATTAATTTCTCTGCTGTTATTGATATCCCACTATCCATTTTGGGTCCCATACTGCAGATATTCCTATAGCTATAGCTAATATGGAAACTAGTCTTACTAATCTTTTGTGTAAATCAACGTTTAAAAATGCTTTTACATCGTTCAAATCTATACCTAGACTTCTTAGGACTTTTTCTACTCTCACTTCAAATTCTTTATAAAATGAAGGTATTTCATTATTATCTAACGATTTTTTCATATCTATCGTTAATTCTAGTGTTTCAGCTAGCTCATCTTCTGTTAAATCTGGGAATATCTGAGTTATTTTCTTATTGATTTTACTACCTATAACTTCTGCCATTCCAGGAAGATACTCAATTGGTACTAAGTATGATATCCACGCATCTACATATCTTCTTACAGTTTCTCTTACTTCTGGCAAATCACCTTCTAGTTCTTCAACAATTGAAGCTGCTGCAATAATATGTGCTGTAGCTTCTCCAATTTTTAAATCAATGAATTCAAATTGTGAATTCGAATAATCTATTATATCACTCATTTAGTAACACTATATAATAACTACCAAGTCTCATGTTTAAAGATGCTAAACAGATAATACGAGACAATAAACGGTATAGCTTATCATCACTTAGTATTTAAATTTACTAAGTATAAAGTGACTAAAAGGTTAAATATGAAAGCCTTTGTTTTTGGGTTAGGCGGAGGAGGAGATGTAGCGTCAACTTACATAGCTTCTAAGTATCTTGAACTAAGGAACATTTCAAGTATCATAGGCGCAGTTACATGGGAGAGATATGTTGAAGATCCTTTACCTGGACCAATATGTAAAGAGGATTTAGTAAATGCAAACCCAGTAAATAACATAATAACTGAAATATACCCGTCTTCTTATGCTATAAGGAAAAACGTTAAAGTAATACCGCAATTGGTTAGATATATTAAAGCTTTAAAAATAGAAAGAGGAT
The nucleotide sequence above comes from Sulfurisphaera javensis. Encoded proteins:
- a CDS encoding homoserine kinase produces the protein MIVKAFSSSANLGAGYDILALAHNAFEDTIEIEAKNSSELDIKVEGEGVPLAVEKNSASYALYELLREYNVRAKVRLKVIKGIPAGLGLGSSGASAAAAVYGANELFKLGLSRQELVKFAMKGEIASSGSPHPDNVAASLIGGVISVVNPNSIKVEQVPINLDFELILIIPLVKIEAKTKKAREMVPKQIEISKYVANARYLSSLILGFIKGDRELIRLGLNDDIVEKSREPLFPYYPKIKEVSLLNNAIGACVSGAGPTIAIFVDSMSDKNKIIDESLKVCKAYGYECIYKLAKVSGGAWIERRD
- a CDS encoding aminotransferase class I/II-fold pyridoxal phosphate-dependent enzyme, producing the protein MREGTKVTIEGFDEETGAITTPIYQTTSYVYPLGEKYRYSREVNPTVLKLGEKIAELEEAEMGVAFSSGMGAISSTLLTLTRPGSKVLIHRDMFGRTYKFFTDFLRSLGIEVDVANPGEIVEKAKVKKYDVVYVETISNPLLRVVDIPELSKICKENGSILITDATFSTPINQKPIVQGADVVLHSASKFIAGHNDVIAGLGAGSKELMTKIDLMRRTLGTSLDPHAAYLVIRGFKTLKIRMDVINSNAQKIAEYLQEHQKIKAVYYPGLKSHPDYEIAKRVLKGFGGVVTFDIKGSMNDALNVMTKLKVILPAQTLGGVNSTISHPATMTHRTLTPEERKIVGISDSMLRLSVGIEDVNDLIEDLDKALSSI